The Streptomyces sp. cg36 genomic interval GGCGCGTTCGTCAGCTACGCCCGTGAGTTCATGGGCGAGAAGGGCGCCTACACGGCGGGCTGGCTGTACTTCCTGAACTGGTCGACCACCGCCGTGGCCGACATCACCGCCGCCGCGACCTACGCCCACTTCTGGGCCATGTTCAGCGACATCCCGCAGTGGGTGCTCGCCCTGATCGCGCTGGCCGTGGTGCTCACCGCCAACCTCATCTCGGTGAAGTACTTCGGCGAGATGGAGTTCTGGTTCGCGATCATCAAGGTGGTGGCGCTGGTCGGCTTCATGCTGGTCGGCATCTACCTGGTGGTCACCCAGCACAGCGTCGACGGCAACACCCCGGGCCTGGCCAACATCACCGACCACGGCGGCATCTTCCCGATGGGCACGCTGCCGATGCTGCTGGTCGTGCAGGGCGTCGTCTTCGCGTACGCCTCGGTCGAGCTCTGCGGCGTCGCGGCCGGCGAGACCGAGAACCCGCAGAAGATCCTGCCCAAGGCGATCAACTCGATCATGTGGCGCGTGGGCATCTTCTACGTCGGCTCGGTCGTCCTGCTCGCGCTGATCCTGCCGTACACCGCCTACTCGGGCGACGAGAGCCCCTTCGTCACCGTCCTCGACAAGCTCGGCGTGCCGGGCGCGGCCGGCGTGATGAACCTGGTGGTCCTCACCGCCGCCCTCTCCAGCCTCAACTCGGGCCTGTACTCCACCGGCCGCATCCTGCGCTCGATGGCCGTCGCGGGCTCCGCGCCCAAGTTCACCGCCCGGATGAACAAGGGCCAGGTGCCCTACGGCGGTGTGCTGCTGACCGCCGCCTTCGGCGCCGCCGGTGTCGCCCTGAACAAGTTCGTGCCGGACGACGCGTTCGAGATCGTGCTGAACTTCGCCTCCATCGGCATCCTCGGCACCTGGGCGATGATCATGATCTGCTCGCTGCTCTTCTGGCGCCGCTCGCGGGCCGGGCTGCTCAGCCGCCCCTCCTACCAGCTGCCCTGGGCCCCCTACACCCAGATCGTCACGCTGGTCTTCCTCGCCACCGTGCTCTACCTGATGTGGTACGGCGGCGGCGTCGGCCGCACCACCGTCTACTGTCTGCCGATCATCGCGGCCATGCTGGTCGGCGGCTGGTACCTGGTCCGCAAGCGGGTCACGGAGCTCGCGGCCAAGTAGCCACCGCTCGCGGAACGCGTGTGAGAAGGGCGGCACCCCGGCGCGGGGTGCCGCCCTTCGGCGCGGTGCGAGTAACGTGCGGAGGTCGGGCCCGTACACATTTCCGCCCGTACGCGTCCGCGCGTACCGGCGGTGCCAGAAAGGAAGTCCACGTATGCCGCAGCAGGTCCGAGGGGTCATCGCACCGGGGAAGAACGAACCCGTGCGGGTGGAGACGATCGTGGTGCCGGACCCGGGGCCCGGCGAGGCCGTGGTGAAGATCCAGGCGTGCGGCGTCTGCCACACCGACCTGCACTACAAGCAGGGCGGGATCAACGACGACTTCCCGTTCCTGCTCGGCCACGAGGCGTCCGGAGTGGTGGAGTCGGTCGGCGCCGGGGTCACCGACGTGGCCCCCGGCGACTTCGTGGTCCTCAACTGGCGCGCGGTGTGCGGCCAGTGCCGCTCGTGCCGGCGCGGGCGCCCGCAGTACTGCTTCGACACCCACAACGCCCGGCAGAGGATGACCCTGCTCGACGGCACCGAGCTGTCGCCCGCGCTCGGCATCGGCGCCTTCGCAGAGAAGACGCTGGTCGCCGCCGGGCAGTGCACCAAGGTCGACCCGTCGGTCTCCCCGGCCGTCGCGGGGCTGCTCGGCTGCGGGGTGATGGCGGGCATCGGCGCCGCCCTCAACACCGGCAACGTGGGGCGCGGCGACTCGGTCGCCGTCATCGGCTGCGGCGGCGTCGGGGACGCGGCGATCGTGGGCGCGCGGCTGGCGGGCGCCGCCCGGATCATCGCCGTCGACATCGACGACCGCAAGCTGGCCACCGCCCGCACGATGGGCGCCACCCACACCGTCAACTCCCGCACGGAGGACGCCGTCGAGGCCGTGCGCGCCCACACCGGCGGCTTCGGCGCCGACGTGGTCATCGAGGCGGTCGGCCGCCCCGAGACCTACCGGCAGGCGTTCTACGCCCGCGACCTGGCCGGGACGGTCGTCCTGGTCGGAGTGCCCACCCCCGACATGAAGCTGGAGCTGCCGCTGATCGACGTCTTCGGGCGCGGCGGCGCGCTCAAGTCGTCCTGGTACGGCGACTGCCTGCCCTCCCGCGACTTCCCCCTGCTCATCGACCTGCACCAGCAGGGCCGGATCGACCTCGGCGCGTTCGTCACCGAGACCATCGAACTCGGCGAGGTCGAGAAGGCGTTCGCGCGGATGCACGAGGGCGACGTGCTGCGTTCGGTGGTGACGTTCTGATGGCCGCCCGCATCGAGCACCTGGTCACCTCCGGCACCTTCACCCTGGACGGCGGCACCTGGAACGTCGACAACAACGTCTGGATCGTCGGCGACGACGAGGAGGCCGTCGTCATCGACGCCGCCCACGACGCCGAGGCGATCCTGGCCGCGCTGGGCGGCCGTACGCTGCGCGCCGTCGTGTGCACCCACGCCCACAACGACCACATCGACGCGGCCCCCGAGGTCGCGGCGGCCACCGGCGCACCGGTGCTGCTGCACCCCGACGACCTGCCGCTGTGGAAGCTCACCCACCCCGAGCGGGCCCCCGACGTGGAACTGGCCGACGGCGCCGTCCTGACCGTGGCGGGCACCGAGCTGACCGTCCTGCACACCCCGGGCCACGCCCCGGGCGCGGTCTGCCTCTACGCACCCGGGCTCGGCACGGTCTTCACCGGCGACACCCTGTTCGCGGGCGGGCCGGGCGCCACCGGCCGCTCGTTCTCGCACTTCCCGACGATCGTGGACTCGATCCGCGACCGGCTGCTGACCCTGCCGCCCGAGACGGTGGTGCGGACCGGCCACGGCGACTCGACGACGGTGGGCGCCGAGGCGCCCCAGCTGGAGGAGTGGATCAGGCGCGGCCACTGAGGCCCGTCGAGGAGCACACCTGGGCCCGCCCGTGCGGGCCCAGGTACCCGGCCGGCGCCCGCGCCGCCTCCAGGACCTCGCGGCACGGGGCGGTGGTCAGCGGCGGCCCTCGTCGCCGTACCACGCGGCGAGCCGCAGCCGGCTCTCGAAGCGCCGGACGCTCCCGTCCACCGGATCGGTGAACTCCAGCACCCTCGCCAGCAGTTGCAGCGGCGCCCCGAAGTCGTCCGGCTCGGGCTCCTCGGCCACCACCGGATAGACCGGGTCGTTGAGGATGGCCACTCCCAGGGAGTTCATGTGGACCCGCAGCTGATGGGTGCGCCCGGTGGCCGGGAGCAGCCGGTAGCGGCCCAGCCCCGCCCGGTGCTCCACCAGCTCGATCCGGCTCTCCGCGTTCGGCTCGCCCGCCTCCTCGCGGGCCGCGATCACCCCGCGCTCCTTCACGATCCGGCTGCGCACGGTCACCGGCAGCGCGAGCGACGCGTCGTACGGGGCCACCGCCTCGTACTCCTTGCGCACCCGCCGCTCGGCGAACAGCTTCTGGTACGCGCCCCGGTCCCCGGGCCGCACCACGAACAGCGCGAGCCCCGCCGTCAGTCGGTCGAGCCGGTGCGCGGGCTGGAGCTCCGGCAGCCCGAGATCGCGCCGCAGCCGCGCGACGGCGGTCTCGGTGATGTGCCGCCCCCGGGGCGTGGTCGCCAGGAAGTGCGGCTTGTCGGCGATCACGATCCGCTCGTCGCGGTGGACGATCCCGATCCCGAACGGCACGGGCACCTCGGGCGCGAAGTCGCGGTGGAACCACACATGGGCACCCGCCCGGTAGGCCGTGCCCGCGTCCACGGGCCCGTCCACGGACACGAACCGCCCCTCGCGCAGCATCCGCGCCACCCGCTCGGCCCCGACGGCCCCCCGGAACCGCTCGACCAGATGCTCCCCGACGGTCCCCCACGCCCCACCGGGATCGGCGGGCAGCCGCACCCGCACGGGGTCGATGCCGTCGCGCTGGGGGAGCGGGGCCGGGGGGATCCTGGAACGACGTCTCACACAAACAAGAGAACCCCAGCTGGGCTGGGGTTCTCAAGTGGTGTCCGAGGGGGGACTTGAACCCCCACGCCCGATAAAGGGCACTAGCACCTCAAGCTAGCGCGTCTGCCATTCCGCCACCCGGACAAGGTGTCTGTCTCGCGGGCCGTGCCCGTTCCGACGTGGAAAACAATAGCAAACATCTGGGGGTGCTCGATCACCCCCGTGGCCTGCGTGAACGTCCCATGTCGACGGGACGCCGCCCTTGGGCCCGCGGGGGGACCGGGGGGAGGATGAGGGGGACTACGAAGACGTCAGTGGCAGCGGGAGGCAGCAGCGTGAGCGAGTCGGCGAAGACACCGGGCGTGACCGGCGAGGACGAGGTCGTGGACCTCTGCCGGGACCTGATCCGGATCGACACCAGCAACTACGGCGACCACTCCGGTCCGGGGGAGCGGGCGGCGGCCGAGTACGTCGCGGAGAAGCTCGCGGAGGTGGGGCTCGAACCGCAGATCTTCGAGTCGCACACCGGGCGGGCCTCCACGGTGGCCCGGATCCAGGGCGAGGACCCGTCGCGGCCCGCGCTGCTCATCCACGGCCACACCGACGTCGTCCCGGCCAACGCCGACGACTGGACCCACCACCCGTTCTCCGGCGAGATCGCCGACGGGTGCGTGTGGGGGCGCGGCGCGGTCGACATGAAGGACATGGACGCGATGACCCTCGCGGTCGTACGGGACCGGCTGCGCAGCGGCCGCAAGCCCCCGCGCGACGTCGTGCTGGCCTTCCTGGCCGACGAGGAGGCGGGCGGCACGTACGGGGCGCGCCACCTCGTCGACAAGCACCCCGACCTCTTCGAGGGCGTGACGGAGGCGATCAGCGAGGTCGGCGGCTTCTCCTTCACCGTCAACGAGAACCTGCGGCTCTACCTCGTCGAGACGGCCCAGAAGGGCATGCACTGGATGAAGCTGACCGTGGACGGCACCGCCGGACACGGCTCGATGATCCACAAGGACAACGCCATCACCGAGCTCTCCGAGGCCGTGGGCCGGCTCGGACGGCACAAGTTCCCGGTGCGCGTCACCAAGACGCTGCGGCACTTCCTGGACGAGCTGGGCGACGCGCTCGGCACCGAGCTCGACCCGGAGAACATGGACGAGACGCTCGCCAAGCTCGGCGGCATCGCCAAGCTCATCGGCGCCTCCCTCCAGAACACCGCCAACCCGACCCAGCTCGGCGCCGGTTACAAGGTCAACGTGATCCCGGGGCAGGCGACCGCCCATGTCGACGGGCGCTTCCTGCCGGGGTACGAGGAGGAGTTCCTGGCCGATCTGGACCGGCTCCTGGGGCCCCGGGTCCGGCGCGAGGACGTGCACGCCGACAAGGCGCTGGAGACCACCTTCGACGGGGCGCTGGTCGACGCCATGCAGACCGCGCTGGTGGCCGAGGACCCGATCGCGCGGGCCGTGCCGTACATGCTCTCGGCGGGCACCGACGCCAAGTCCTTCGCCGACCTCGGCATCCGCTGCTTCGGCTTCGCCCCGCTGAAGCTGCCGCCGGAGCTCGACTTCGCCGGGATGTTCCACGGCGTGGACGAGCGGGTGCCGGTGGACGGACTCAAGTTCGGCGTACGGGTCCTCGACCGGTTCCTGGACGCGTCCTGACGCGCGGGGGTGCCGGGTCCGCCCGGCACCCCTACGCCTCACCAGGGGCGTTTCCGGTGGGGCGGCGCGCCGACAATCGGCCAGATGTGCGCAGTCGACTGAGAAGAGTGAATGCGTTCATAAGCTCGTAGCCCCATAACTTCCTCCTCGTTACAGGGTGTGCGGTCCGCGGCTGGGATCGCACCTTTGCCAACAAGGAGGAAGTAATGATCAAGAAGGTCGTCGCTGCTGCGGCTGTCACCGGTGGTCTGGTTCTCGCGGGTGCGGGTCTGGCCGTCGCCGACGCCGGTGCCCAGGGTGCCGCGGTGAACTCCCCGGGCGTCGCCTCCGGCAACGTCATCCAGGTCCCGATCCACGTGCCGGTGAACGTCTGCGGCAACACGGTCTCCGTGATCGGGCTGCTGAACCCCGCCTTCGGCAACACCTGCATCAACAAGTGACGTTGTGCCCCAACCCATGAGGGCTTGAGCCCGGCGGCCCCGGAAGTGCGCGCCATGCACTCCGGGGCCGCCCGGCTTCCGCTCCCGGGCGCAACGGATCCGGGAGTATCCGGTAGGCAGAAGGCAGGGAAACAACCTATGCGACAGGTCACGGCCAAAGGTCTGATCACCATGGCGGCCGCCGGTGGCGTCATCGCCATGACCGGCGGCTACGCACACGCCGACGCGGGCGCCAGGGGCGCGGCCACCGACTCCCCGGGGGTCCTGTCCGGCAACTCGATCCAGGCACCGATCCACGTGCCGGTCAACGCCTGCGGCAACACCGTCAACGTCATCGGGCTGCTCAACCCGGCGATGGGCAACAGCTGTGCCAACAAGGGGGGTTCCGGGCACGGCGGGGCGCACGGAGGGGGCGCCACCGCTCACGGCCGGGCGAGCGGCTCGCCGGGCGTCGGCTCCGGCAACAGCGTCCAGGCCCCCGTCGACGTGCCGGTCAACGCCTGCGGCAACGGCGTCACCGTGATCGGCGCGCTGAACCCGGTGTTCGGCAACGGCTGCGCCAACGTGTCCGACGACGCCCACCACCCGGGCCACCCCGGGCACCCGGGTCACCCGGGGCACCCCGGACATCCGGGCCACCCCGACCACCCGGGACAGCCGGGTCACCCCGGGCACCCCGGCAAGCCCGGTGAGCCGTGCGACGGCGAGCACCCGGGCGGCCACCACCCCGGCACCCCGCACCACCCGGGCAAGCCCGGTGAGGGCGTCAAGCCGGTCCACGGCACCAAGCCGGGCCAGCACCCGCACACCCCCGGCAAGCCGGGCACCCCGGGCGGCCCCGGCGGCTCCGGCGTCAAGCCGCAGGGCCCCGCCACCCAGGGCGTGACGGCCCCGCAGGGCGTCGCCACCCTGGCCCACACCGGGTCGGACGCGGTGGGCGTGGCCCTGCCGGCCGGTGCGGGCCTGCTGCTCGCCGGGACCGCGCTGTACCGCCGCGCCCGCGCCGGGGCGTAACTCCTCGGCCGCGCGAGCGACAGGTTTGCGACAAAACGGATCGGGCCCCGCGGTGGCGGGGCCCGATCCGTTTTGTCACACCATTCATCACCACGTGGCGCGCAGCTGGCGGATGATCCGTCGGCGCAACCGCACTCTGCGGCTGCCGTCACGCAGCAGACTCAGTCGGTCCAATTCCCAGTGTCCGTACTCGGCGTGGTCGGTCAGCAGGCGTGCCGTCTCCTTGCGGGACACTCCGCGCGGCACGTACACGTCGACAAATTCGTATTCCGGCATCGCATCTATTGTGCGGGCAGAGCCCCGGTACGGATAGCGTCTGCACTATGTCTGATGCTTCCCAGCCCTCAGCTGCCGAGGTACGTGCCGCCGCAGACGCGGTGAAAGCCGCGCTGGACCGCCACCTCGAGGCGGTGGAACGCCGCACGGGGGACGACGATCCTGCCGTGTACGACGCGTTCAACGCCCTGGCGGCTGCTGCCGAGGCGTACGACGAGCGGCTCTACGACCGGTACGACGAGGTCACCCCCTTCGAGATCCCGGGCGCCGACGACTCCCTGCCGCCCTACACGGGCCCGGAGGAGCCGAACGCGCTGAGCGTCCTGATCCGCCGCGACTACGCGGTCGTGGAGCCCCAGCGGCTGCTCGCCCAGGCCCAGCGGATCGCGGACCTGGACCCGGAGGCCGACGACTCGGCCAAGGGCGACCGGGCGGCGGCCGTGGTCGGCACCAGCGTGCACGCGGCGCTCGGGGTGCTCTTCGGGGAGTACGAACCGGACGAAATCGCCTCCCGGCACAAGGAGTTCGGCCTGGAGGAGGGCGACTCCACGCTCTGGGTGTCGGCGGCCGACGAGCTGCCCGAGCCGGGGGAGTGGCTCAGCACCCCCTTCGACCACGCCGATCCACAGCGGGTGGTGTGCCGGTTCGACGTCAGCGCGGTCTTCGACGAGGACGAGCTGGAGGACGAGGACGACCACGCCGGGGGGTCCTGACCCGGAGCGGGACGACCACGTCGGGGTCCTGACCCGGAGCCGGGGGGACCGCCGGGCGGTCCTGACCGGGAGCCGGGGGATCGCCGGGCGGTTCTGACCGGGAGTGGGGGGACGGACTCCCGACCGACGACAGGGGCGGGGCAGGCCATGGGCCTGCCCCGCCCCTCGTCCACCCCGGCGACGGCCTTCGCCGTCCCCGGCCTTCGCCGTGGCGCGCTCCCCGGTATCGGGTGCCAGGCGGCGGGTGCGGGACCGCCTCGGGCGCGGGGCCGGTCTCCGGTGTCACCCGGTCCCAGAGCTCCGGGGGCAGGTGGCGTCCGGCCCCGGGCCCGGTCCGGAGCGCCCCAGGCTCCGGTGCTACTCGGTCACGGGCGCCGCCACGCCCCGGGCGCTACTCCGTCTCCGGTGTCCGGAACAGCGCCTCCAGCAGGGGCGTCAGGCGGGTCGTGCGCTCCGCCGCCGGGACCTGGGCCACCGCCCGCGCCAGCGCCTGGTCCACGCCGTGCACCACCGACAGATGGCGCCGGGCGCGGCCGAACGCCGTGTAGACCCAGGCCCGGCTGAGCCCCTGCGCCGCGTCCCCGGGCAGCACGGCCACCACGGCGGGCCAGCGGGACCCGGCCGCCTGGTGCGCGGTCAGCGCCCAGCCGTGCCGCAGCACCGCCTCGACCCGCTCCTTCGGTACGACCACGGGCTCGCCGCCGCACTCCAGCCGCAGCCCGTCCGGGCCCGCCGAGTCGACCACGCCCACCTCGGTACGGCCCGGGGCCGCCGCGTACGCCACCCGGTCGCCCGGGTCGAAGCCCGCGAACCGGCCGGGGCCGGGGTTGAGGCGCTGCTTGAGTGCCGCGTTGAGCGCCCGGGTCCCGGCCGAGCCGCCGTGGCCCACCGTGATCACCTGGGTCTGCTCGGCGGGCACCCCGATCGCGCGCGGCACCGAGTCCGCGACGAGCTGGACGCAGCGGTGCACCGCCTCGCCCGCGTCCCGCACCGGCACGATCACGACTTCCTTGCCGGGCGCCTCCACCTGGTTGAGCTCGCCGATCCCGATCCCCGAGACCAGCTCCCCGAGCGGGCCGGGGTCCGGGGTGCGCGAGGCCACGTGCGGGAACGTCCGGGCCGCCAGCACATCCGCGAACACCCGGCCCGCGCCCGCCGAGCCCAGCACCTCCGGGTCCCCGCCCAGCACCAGCCGGCAGCCGTCCGGCAGCGACTCGACCAGCGCCGCCGCGCCCTCCACGTCCAGCTGCGGGGCGTCCTGGACGACCAGTACGTCGAGCGCGAGCGCCCCGTCCTCGTCCCGGCCGGGGCCCTCACCGCCGAGCAGCGCGGCCACCGTGAACGCCCGCTCGGCGCCGACCGCCCCGGCCAGCCTGCGGCGGCCGTCCCCGTTGTGCGCCGCTGCCGCCGCCCGCAGGCCCATGCCGTGGGCCGCGGTGACGACGGCGGCCGACTCGGCGCGGGCCGCCTCGCCGCCGGAGTGGGTGACCACGCCGTGGTTCGCGACCGCGCGGACGAGCTCGGCGGCGGACGGCGAGGGGGCGGAGGCCGCCGCGTCCTCCCAGACCGAACCGTCCTCCTTCACCGGGGCGTTGGCGAGCCGGGCCAGGCCGTCGGCGAGGCTCTCCTCGGCCAGCGCGAACCGGTCGAGGCCCAGCAGGACCTCCACGGGCGCGGGCGCCTGCTCCTCCTCCGGGTCGTCCTCCCCGGCCCCCGGCTCGTCGCCCTCGCCGTCCAGCGCGGCCACTCCGTCCTGGAAGACCAGCACCACGCCCTCCGCGACCGCGTGCTGCACCGCCTCGTCCGGGTCGGGCACCGAGCGCTCGGCGAGCGCCGCCCGCACCGCCGCCACCGGCAGCGCGGTGTGGCCCTGGACGGCGGCCCGCTCCAGCGTCCACGCGACCAGCGCGGCGGCCCGGCGCGGGTCGTCGGGCCCGCACTCGGCGCCGAGCAGCGCCCGCGCGAAGCCGTCGGCCTGCTCGGGGCGGACCCCGGGCACGGCGAGCAGCTGCCACGGGTCGGTCCGCAGCACCTCGGCCGCCTGCTCGCCCAGGGCCTCGGTGACCTGCGGGGCCAGCGAGTCCGGCGCGCCGCCGCCGCTCAGCACCTCGCGCACCGCCGCCAGTGCCTCGGGCCCGGCGGCCGGACGCACGGGTCCGGGCTGCGCGGTCCGTACGGGCGCGGGGGCCGCCGGGGCGGGTGCGGGGCGGCGCGGGGCCGGGGCCTCGGTGAAGAAGGCCGCGCCCGACTTCTCGCCGCTCTCCACGGCCCGTACGGCCGCGAGCAGGTCGGCGGCCTGCCCGCTGAGCTTGGTCCCGGCGTCGACGGGCCCTTCCTTCTCGGCCTTGCGCGCCGCGATCCTGGCCCGCAGCTCGCGCTGCGCGGCCAACTCGGCCTGGGCCTCGGACAGTTCACCGGCCGCCGAGGAGGTGACGCCCTCTGCGCCCACACCCTCGGCACCCGGTTCCCCGGCGCCCGCCTCCGAGGCGTCCGCCGAGTCTCCGGAAGCCACGCCGCCGACGTCCGCGCTTTCGGGTACCGCGCCTTCGACCTCCGCGCCTTCGGCGTGCGCCCCTTCGGCATCCGCGCCTTCGGGGTCCGGGCTCTCGGCACCCGGCTCTGCGGCGCCCTCCTCCGGGGTGCCCGCCGCGCCTTCGACGTCCGCCCCTTCGGGGCCCGCGCCCGCAGCCCCGCCCCCTTCCCGCACGGCCCCCGTGCCCGGCTCGGCCGGGGTGGCGGCCTCTGCCGTGGCGCTCTCGGCGGCGGCGCCTTCGGTCGTGGGGGGAAGCGCGGTCACAAGGTGCTCCAGTCCTGGTCGGGGTAGCGGTGGACGGGCGCCGACACATCGTCGAGCGCCCGGCAGATCTCGTCTGGAAGACTAAGCGCCTCCACTGACAATGCCGCCGTGAGCTGCTGCGCGTTGCGCGCGCCGACGATCGGCGCGGTCACTCCGGGCCGGTCCCGGACCCACGCCAGGGCGACTTGCAGCGGCGTCGCCGCGAGGCCGTCCGCCGCTATGGTCACCGCGTCCACGATCCGGCTCGCCGCCTCGTCCAGATAGGGCGCGACGAAGGGCGCCAGCACCTCGGAGGCGCCGCGCGAGTGGGCCGGTGTGCCGTTGCGGTACTTCCCGGTGAGCACCCCGCGTCCCAGCGGCGAGGACGGCAGCAGCCCGATCCCGAGGTCCCGCGCCGCCGGCAGCACCTCCCGCTCCACGCCCCGCTGGAGCAGCGAGTACTCCATCTGCGTGCCGGCCAGCCGGGCCCGGGTGCCGGGGGCGGCGAGCTGCCAGGTCGCGGCCTTGGCCAGCTGCCAGCCGCAGAAGTTGGAGACTCCCGCGTACCGCACGCGCCCGCTGGCGACCGCGATGTCGAGCGCCTGGAGCGTCTCGTCGAGCGGGGTCGCCGTGTCGAACGCGTGGACCTGCCAGATGTCGACGTAGTCGGTGCCGAGACGTTCCAGCGACTCGTCGAGCGCGGCGAGCAGATGGCCGCGCGAGCCGTCGAAGCGCCGGTCCGGGTCGGGCACGCTGCCCGCCTTGGTCGAGATGATCAGGTCCCGGCGCGGCACCAGCCGCTCCACCAGCCGCCCGAGCAGATACTCCGCGTCCCCGCCCCCGTACACATCGGCGGTGTCGACCAGCGTGCCGCCCGCCTCCCAGAACGCCTTCAACAGATCGGCGGCGTCGTGCTCGTCGGTGTCCCGGCCCCAGGTGAGGGTGCCGAGCCCGATCCGGGATACGCGCAGGCCCGTACGGCCCAGGTGCCTCTGCTCCATGGGCGCGAGAGTACTGGCCACGGCCGTCACCGGTGGGAGCCTGTGGACAACTCGGCCCGAGGAGCCCTGCCGCCGTGCCCGTCCGCGCGCTAGAGTCCCCCGGAACAGGGACGTTACTGATCAGTAAGGGGATCCGCCATGCGGCTCGGGATCAACCTCGGCTACTGGGGCGCCGGAATGGACGGCGACAACCTCGCCGTCGCCCAGGAGGCCGACCGGCTCGGCTACGACGTCTGCTGGGCGGCCGAGGCGTACGGCTCGGACGCGCCCACCGTGCTGGCCTGGGTCGCCGCCCAGACCGAGCGCATCGACGTCGGCTCGGCGATCCTCCAGATCCCGGCCCGCCAGCCCGCGATGACCGCGATGACCGCGGCCACCCTCGACTCGCTCACCGGCGGACGCTTCCGGCTGGGCCTCGGAGTCTCGGGCCCGCAGGTCTCCGAGGGCTGGTACGGCGTCAAGTTCGACAAGCCGCTGGCCCGCACCCGGGAGTACGTGGAGATCGTCCGCAAGGCGATGACCCGCGAGCGGCTCAGCTACGCGGGCGAGCACTGGACGCTGCCGCTGCCGGACGGTCCGGGCAAGCCGCTGAAGCTGACCGTGCACCCGCAGCGCGAGCACATTCCGCTCTACATCGCCGCCATCGGCCCCAAGAACCTGGAGCAGACCGGCGAGATCGCCGACGGCGCGCTGCTGATCTTCCCCTCCGCCGACCACCTGGAGGAGACCGCGATCCGCCATCTGCGCGCGGGCCGCGAGAA includes:
- a CDS encoding helix-hairpin-helix domain-containing protein; amino-acid sequence: MTALPPTTEGAAAESATAEAATPAEPGTGAVREGGGAAGAGPEGADVEGAAGTPEEGAAEPGAESPDPEGADAEGAHAEGAEVEGAVPESADVGGVASGDSADASEAGAGEPGAEGVGAEGVTSSAAGELSEAQAELAAQRELRARIAARKAEKEGPVDAGTKLSGQAADLLAAVRAVESGEKSGAAFFTEAPAPRRPAPAPAAPAPVRTAQPGPVRPAAGPEALAAVREVLSGGGAPDSLAPQVTEALGEQAAEVLRTDPWQLLAVPGVRPEQADGFARALLGAECGPDDPRRAAALVAWTLERAAVQGHTALPVAAVRAALAERSVPDPDEAVQHAVAEGVVLVFQDGVAALDGEGDEPGAGEDDPEEEQAPAPVEVLLGLDRFALAEESLADGLARLANAPVKEDGSVWEDAAASAPSPSAAELVRAVANHGVVTHSGGEAARAESAAVVTAAHGMGLRAAAAAHNGDGRRRLAGAVGAERAFTVAALLGGEGPGRDEDGALALDVLVVQDAPQLDVEGAAALVESLPDGCRLVLGGDPEVLGSAGAGRVFADVLAARTFPHVASRTPDPGPLGELVSGIGIGELNQVEAPGKEVVIVPVRDAGEAVHRCVQLVADSVPRAIGVPAEQTQVITVGHGGSAGTRALNAALKQRLNPGPGRFAGFDPGDRVAYAAAPGRTEVGVVDSAGPDGLRLECGGEPVVVPKERVEAVLRHGWALTAHQAAGSRWPAVVAVLPGDAAQGLSRAWVYTAFGRARRHLSVVHGVDQALARAVAQVPAAERTTRLTPLLEALFRTPETE
- a CDS encoding aldo/keto reductase; this encodes MEQRHLGRTGLRVSRIGLGTLTWGRDTDEHDAADLLKAFWEAGGTLVDTADVYGGGDAEYLLGRLVERLVPRRDLIISTKAGSVPDPDRRFDGSRGHLLAALDESLERLGTDYVDIWQVHAFDTATPLDETLQALDIAVASGRVRYAGVSNFCGWQLAKAATWQLAAPGTRARLAGTQMEYSLLQRGVEREVLPAARDLGIGLLPSSPLGRGVLTGKYRNGTPAHSRGASEVLAPFVAPYLDEAASRIVDAVTIAADGLAATPLQVALAWVRDRPGVTAPIVGARNAQQLTAALSVEALSLPDEICRALDDVSAPVHRYPDQDWSTL
- a CDS encoding LLM class F420-dependent oxidoreductase translates to MRLGINLGYWGAGMDGDNLAVAQEADRLGYDVCWAAEAYGSDAPTVLAWVAAQTERIDVGSAILQIPARQPAMTAMTAATLDSLTGGRFRLGLGVSGPQVSEGWYGVKFDKPLARTREYVEIVRKAMTRERLSYAGEHWTLPLPDGPGKPLKLTVHPQREHIPLYIAAIGPKNLEQTGEIADGALLIFPSADHLEETAIRHLRAGREKAGRTLEGFDVCPTLPLALGADADVPALADMFRPYTALYVGGMGSRKQNFYNQLAQRMGYEKEAAEIQDKYLSGDKAGAAAAIPQQLIDSTTLLGSVERIADRMRAYRAAGVTTLTLAPAGFTLDERVAALRAGVEALEHAGLA